From one Sphingomonas xanthus genomic stretch:
- a CDS encoding alpha-ketoacid dehydrogenase subunit alpha/beta, which produces MADVLEVTRKASATDLDWSEVARLVLTSRALDELEESRLVPEKKVLYQFSARGHDMAQVMLGLHLRDGDAACGYYRSRPMLLALGVPLADALGSGMGREGGYSDGRDIGVVFNYPNPGGAHALPMCGGVGAQYAPAAGWAQSVLYKSRVLGEQDRGAIGVVLGGDASCATGGFWSALTIATTQSLPMLFYIEDNGYGISVPSHYQTPGCDIAANLASFGNLAIWNGDGTDPEGAARMIGEAVGHVRGRMGPALIRLTVPRLEGHSYQDTQTYKSEETVKAEWARDPLPKLKAHTADLDWDLIEASVAQEVESARAEAEARGVSSPDRVTDHVYFEGEAARVGGGAGLALDDSHAEPRPEGQRINMVTAIRRVLDQELEKNPKVLVFGEDVGPKGGVHAVTLGLQDKYGHDRVFDTSLNEEGIVGRAVGMALAGLMPVPEIQFRKYAEPATEQINDCGTMRWRTANRFAAPMVLRIPGGFFKCGDPWHSQTNEVQFVHNPGWKVAVPSNAEDAVGLLRASLRGQDPVIFFEHRAMLDDSWARRPWPGDAFVLPFGKARKTRTGNKISIITWGAMVPRCEAAAEGVDADVIDLRTLMPWDRDMVLDSVRRTRRCLIVHEDLRTGGFGAEIAAVVADEAFLDLDAPVARVTMPDVPSPHHPKLLEWAVPSVERIRAEIDRLLGF; this is translated from the coding sequence GTGGCTGACGTGCTGGAGGTGACGCGCAAGGCTTCGGCGACGGACCTCGACTGGTCCGAGGTCGCGCGACTGGTGCTGACCAGCCGGGCGCTCGACGAGCTTGAGGAAAGCCGGCTGGTCCCCGAAAAGAAGGTCCTCTACCAATTTTCCGCGCGGGGTCATGACATGGCCCAGGTCATGCTCGGACTTCACCTGCGCGACGGTGATGCGGCTTGCGGCTATTATCGCTCGCGGCCGATGCTGCTTGCGCTTGGCGTGCCGCTGGCCGACGCGCTGGGCAGCGGAATGGGGCGCGAGGGTGGCTATTCCGACGGCCGCGATATTGGCGTGGTGTTCAACTATCCCAATCCCGGCGGCGCCCACGCCCTGCCGATGTGCGGCGGGGTCGGGGCCCAATATGCTCCCGCGGCCGGTTGGGCGCAGTCGGTTCTCTATAAGTCGCGGGTGCTCGGCGAACAGGACCGGGGCGCGATCGGTGTAGTACTTGGCGGTGACGCCAGCTGTGCGACCGGTGGATTTTGGTCTGCGCTAACAATTGCAACTACGCAATCGTTGCCAATGCTATTTTACATCGAGGATAACGGTTACGGCATTTCTGTGCCGTCCCATTACCAGACACCCGGCTGCGACATTGCCGCCAACCTGGCCAGCTTCGGTAACCTGGCGATCTGGAACGGCGACGGGACCGATCCCGAGGGCGCGGCGCGTATGATCGGCGAAGCGGTTGGGCACGTCCGGGGCCGCATGGGGCCGGCACTGATCCGCCTGACCGTGCCCCGTCTCGAAGGGCATAGCTATCAGGACACCCAGACCTACAAGTCCGAAGAGACGGTGAAGGCCGAATGGGCGCGCGATCCGCTGCCTAAGCTAAAGGCCCATACCGCAGATCTTGACTGGGACCTCATCGAGGCCTCGGTCGCTCAGGAAGTGGAGTCTGCCCGGGCGGAAGCCGAGGCGCGGGGCGTATCTTCACCCGACCGGGTCACCGACCATGTCTATTTCGAAGGCGAAGCGGCAAGGGTCGGCGGTGGCGCCGGCCTGGCGCTCGACGACAGCCATGCCGAGCCGCGACCCGAAGGGCAGCGGATCAACATGGTCACCGCGATCCGCCGCGTGCTTGACCAGGAACTGGAGAAGAATCCCAAGGTGCTGGTGTTCGGCGAGGATGTCGGGCCCAAGGGCGGCGTCCATGCCGTGACGCTCGGCCTTCAGGACAAATATGGCCATGACCGGGTATTCGACACCTCGTTGAACGAGGAAGGGATCGTCGGCCGCGCTGTAGGCATGGCGCTCGCTGGGCTGATGCCGGTGCCCGAAATTCAGTTTCGCAAATATGCCGAGCCGGCGACCGAGCAGATCAACGATTGCGGAACGATGCGCTGGCGCACCGCCAATCGCTTCGCGGCGCCAATGGTGCTGCGCATACCCGGCGGCTTCTTCAAGTGCGGCGACCCATGGCACAGCCAGACCAACGAAGTGCAGTTCGTTCACAATCCCGGCTGGAAGGTGGCGGTGCCGTCGAACGCCGAAGACGCGGTCGGGCTGCTGCGCGCATCCTTGCGCGGCCAAGATCCGGTGATCTTCTTCGAACATCGCGCGATGCTTGACGACAGCTGGGCACGCCGCCCGTGGCCGGGCGATGCCTTCGTCCTACCCTTTGGCAAGGCCAGGAAGACCCGGACAGGCAACAAGATCAGCATCATCACCTGGGGCGCGATGGTCCCGCGCTGCGAAGCGGCCGCCGAAGGAGTCGACGCCGACGTCATCGACCTGCGCACCTTGATGCCTTGGGACCGCGACATGGTGCTCGACAGCGTGCGGCGGACCCGCCGCTGCCTGATCGTCCATGAGGATTTGCGCACCGGCGGGTTCGGCGCGGAAATCGCCGCGGTCGTTGCCGACGAAGCCTTTCTTGACCTTGATGCGCCGGTCGCGCGGGTGACGATGCCCGACGTGCCCAGCCCGCACCATCCCAAGCTTCTTGAATGGGCCGTCCCGTCGGTTGAGCGCATCCGCGCCGAAATCGACCGGCTGTTGGGGTTCTGA
- a CDS encoding SLC13 family permease yields the protein MNFDQVLTLAVLAAVVAALIWDKLRADVVALTGAAVLMMAGVVRPSEVQGAFASPAIIALASLFVIAYAMELTGLLDNAIVKLVEFCSRIGALGLWVMIAASGAASALLNNTPIVVLGAPVLRDVAKKLNLDPKRFLMPLSYVAILGGCMTLIGTSTNLLVNDMARVSGQPQFGLFEITPVGFMVAVAGGLYLFLASGRLISARPAEEEKPPPFPMPDYHDVDVSGAQIGEADKFAEHRPFQRGKALVSLLIFFGAIAAAALNIAPIAASAFAGAVLLILLRVLTPDEAYGGLRPEILMLIAGMVVLGIAMEQSGLAEGMTAALLSVVDDLGPLGALIILYGATLVLTELLSNATVAVLITPIAVALAESLGVSARPFLVAVMMAGSAAFATPFGYQTNVIVYQMGGYNYMDFVRVGMPLNIITMVVGVFAITLFFPF from the coding sequence ATGAATTTCGACCAGGTCCTGACGCTTGCAGTCCTGGCAGCGGTGGTCGCGGCGCTCATTTGGGATAAGCTTCGTGCGGACGTCGTCGCCCTGACCGGCGCGGCGGTGCTGATGATGGCCGGAGTGGTGCGCCCGTCGGAAGTCCAGGGCGCCTTTGCAAGCCCGGCGATCATCGCGCTCGCGTCCCTGTTCGTCATTGCCTATGCGATGGAACTGACCGGACTGCTCGACAATGCCATCGTCAAGCTGGTCGAATTTTGCAGCAGGATCGGTGCGCTCGGCCTGTGGGTGATGATCGCCGCAAGCGGCGCCGCCTCGGCATTGCTCAACAATACCCCGATCGTCGTGCTTGGCGCGCCGGTGCTCCGCGATGTCGCCAAGAAGCTCAACCTCGATCCGAAGCGGTTTTTAATGCCGCTTAGCTATGTCGCCATCCTTGGCGGGTGCATGACGCTGATCGGCACGTCGACCAACCTGCTAGTCAACGACATGGCCCGGGTGTCCGGCCAGCCGCAATTCGGGCTGTTCGAGATTACCCCGGTCGGGTTCATGGTCGCGGTCGCCGGCGGACTTTACCTGTTCCTTGCCAGCGGACGGCTGATTTCGGCGCGGCCGGCGGAAGAGGAAAAGCCGCCGCCATTTCCGATGCCCGACTATCATGACGTCGATGTTTCGGGCGCCCAGATCGGCGAAGCCGACAAGTTCGCTGAACATCGCCCGTTCCAGCGGGGCAAGGCCCTAGTCTCGCTGCTGATCTTTTTTGGCGCAATCGCCGCCGCGGCGCTCAACATCGCGCCGATCGCGGCATCGGCTTTCGCCGGAGCGGTGCTGCTGATCCTGCTGCGCGTGCTCACGCCCGACGAAGCCTATGGCGGGCTTCGTCCCGAAATCCTGATGCTCATCGCCGGCATGGTGGTGCTGGGCATCGCGATGGAGCAGAGCGGGCTTGCCGAAGGGATGACCGCGGCGCTGCTGAGCGTGGTCGACGACCTTGGCCCGCTGGGCGCGCTGATTATCCTTTATGGTGCGACCCTGGTCCTGACCGAGCTTTTATCAAATGCCACGGTGGCGGTGCTGATCACCCCGATCGCGGTCGCGCTGGCGGAAAGCCTGGGGGTTAGCGCGCGGCCCTTCCTCGTCGCGGTGATGATGGCCGGGAGCGCGGCCTTCGCCACGCCATTCGGCTACCAGACCAATGTCATCGTCTACCAGATGGGTGGCTACAACTATATGGACTTCGTGCGCGTCGGCATGCCGCTCAACATCATCACGATGGTGGTCGGCGTGTTCGCGATCACCCTTTTCTTCCCCTTCTAG
- a CDS encoding dihydrolipoamide acetyltransferase family protein: MIDVRVPDEQEGTKAVVRAWLKKVGDAVAENDPLVELETDKVTQEVPAPAAGVLTEILLDTDDEAAPGDVLGRITAGTYDPLPFDAEQGKAEPAERPAETPAAVIGDAETRLSPSVRRALMQHDIDPSKIRGTGRGGRITREDVDRAVASATTVSAGEPSTAQPCHFSGTDIPHDRMRLKIAENMVRAVSDAPHVTALFEADFSAIAAHKKAMADRGVKLSYTAYIVKAAAEAMAVAPAINGRWEEDRIAVSPTINVGVGTALGDRGLVVPVVRDAGALSLEAIGRKLDDLTSRARGGKLTAADVSGGSFTISNHGVSGSLLASPIILHAGQAAILGVGKLEKRVVVRTIDGQDAILIRPMAYVTLTIDHRVVDGHQTNGWLARFVEILEGWPAP; this comes from the coding sequence ATGATCGATGTGCGCGTCCCCGACGAGCAGGAAGGCACCAAGGCGGTCGTCCGCGCCTGGCTCAAGAAGGTCGGCGACGCGGTCGCCGAAAATGACCCGCTGGTCGAACTGGAAACCGACAAGGTCACGCAGGAAGTGCCGGCGCCCGCCGCCGGGGTGCTAACCGAAATCCTGCTCGATACCGACGACGAGGCCGCGCCGGGCGACGTGCTCGGCCGGATCACCGCCGGCACCTACGACCCGCTTCCCTTCGATGCCGAGCAGGGCAAGGCCGAGCCAGCCGAAAGGCCGGCCGAGACGCCCGCCGCGGTGATCGGCGATGCCGAAACCCGGCTGTCGCCCTCGGTCCGCCGCGCGCTGATGCAGCATGACATCGACCCGTCGAAAATCCGAGGAACGGGCCGGGGCGGGCGGATCACCCGCGAGGACGTCGACCGCGCGGTGGCCAGTGCGACCACGGTCAGCGCCGGTGAGCCGTCGACGGCTCAGCCGTGCCATTTTTCTGGGACCGACATCCCGCACGACCGGATGCGGCTCAAGATCGCCGAGAATATGGTTCGGGCGGTCAGCGACGCGCCCCATGTCACCGCGTTGTTCGAGGCTGATTTCTCGGCCATCGCCGCGCACAAGAAGGCGATGGCGGACCGCGGCGTGAAGCTCAGCTACACCGCCTATATCGTCAAGGCCGCGGCCGAGGCGATGGCGGTCGCTCCAGCGATCAACGGCCGCTGGGAAGAGGATCGGATCGCCGTTTCGCCGACCATCAACGTCGGGGTCGGCACCGCGCTTGGCGACAGGGGACTGGTTGTCCCGGTGGTCCGGGATGCCGGCGCGCTTTCGCTCGAGGCGATTGGCCGCAAGCTCGACGACCTCACGTCCCGCGCCCGGGGCGGGAAACTGACCGCCGCTGACGTGTCGGGCGGCAGCTTTACCATCTCCAACCATGGCGTATCGGGAAGCCTGCTGGCATCGCCGATCATCCTCCATGCCGGCCAGGCCGCGATCCTCGGGGTCGGCAAGCTCGAAAAGCGGGTGGTGGTTCGGACCATCGACGGGCAGGACGCGATCCTCATCCGGCCGATGGCCTATGTCACGCTGACCATCGATCACCGGGTGGTCGACGGGCACCAGACCAATGGCTGGCTCGCCCGCTTCGTCGAAATCCTCGAAGGCTGGCCAGCGCCCTAG
- a CDS encoding 2Fe-2S iron-sulfur cluster-binding protein: MAEHFYPLRVAEILPETEEANSIRFAVPGDLTEAFQFRAGQHLTLRATIDGEEVRRNYSLCTAPAEGELKVTVKRIAGGVFSNWVADSLKVGDMVDVMTPHGSFTTPFDPAAMRRYVGFAGGSGITPVMSLIRTALTTEPESRFTLFYGNRDASSIIFLEALAALKDRYLGRFELYHFLSHEEGDVELFNGMLDRETCDAAIAHLVGDVEAVDAWFICGPGPMMDAAEAALLERDVTRDKIHIERFTAGRPSAALAAQMAALQQEAAGQTLSITLDGRTRKVEFSADNILDSARESGLSAPFACKAGVCATCRAKVVHGKVEMAARYGLTDEEIAAGYVLTCQSVPVGSDVAVDYDA; the protein is encoded by the coding sequence GTGGCCGAACATTTCTACCCGCTCCGGGTGGCGGAAATCCTGCCTGAAACCGAAGAGGCGAACTCGATCCGATTCGCGGTTCCCGGCGATCTGACCGAGGCTTTCCAGTTCCGTGCCGGCCAGCATCTCACACTGCGCGCGACGATCGATGGCGAAGAAGTGCGCCGCAACTATTCGCTGTGCACCGCGCCCGCCGAGGGCGAGCTGAAGGTGACGGTCAAGCGCATCGCGGGCGGCGTCTTTTCCAATTGGGTCGCCGACAGTCTTAAGGTCGGGGACATGGTCGACGTGATGACCCCGCACGGGTCCTTCACGACCCCGTTCGATCCCGCCGCCATGCGCCGCTATGTCGGCTTCGCCGGCGGGTCGGGGATCACCCCGGTGATGTCGCTGATCCGCACCGCGCTCACGACCGAGCCGGAAAGCCGCTTCACGCTCTTTTACGGCAACCGGGACGCCAGTTCGATCATCTTCCTCGAAGCGCTGGCGGCGCTCAAGGACCGCTATCTCGGCCGGTTCGAGCTTTACCATTTCCTCAGCCATGAGGAAGGCGATGTCGAGCTGTTCAACGGCATGCTCGATCGGGAAACCTGCGACGCGGCGATCGCCCACCTGGTCGGCGACGTCGAGGCGGTCGATGCCTGGTTTATCTGCGGACCCGGACCGATGATGGACGCCGCCGAGGCAGCGCTGCTCGAGCGCGATGTAACGCGCGACAAAATCCATATCGAACGCTTCACCGCCGGCCGCCCGTCGGCGGCGCTTGCAGCGCAAATGGCCGCGCTCCAGCAGGAAGCGGCAGGGCAGACGCTCAGCATCACGCTCGACGGGCGCACCCGAAAGGTCGAATTTTCCGCCGACAATATCCTCGACAGCGCCCGCGAATCGGGCCTTTCCGCGCCTTTTGCCTGCAAAGCCGGGGTGTGCGCGACCTGCCGCGCCAAGGTGGTCCACGGCAAGGTGGAAATGGCCGCGCGCTATGGCCTTACCGACGAAGAAATCGCCGCCGGCTATGTCCTCACGTGCCAGTCGGTGCCGGTCGGATCGGATGTCGCCGTCGATTACGACGCCTGA
- a CDS encoding aromatic amino acid transaminase produces the protein MLTTKSNARLADLHPVKSDSLLALIAKANADTRPEKIDVGVGVYKDSQGRTPVMRSVKAAEKRLWETQRSKSYLGGAGDARMLQLLKPILFGPHAGDERIVGLQTPGGCGALTLGFNLVAKANPKARVLVGTPTWPNHQPIIAGAGLEIVEYPYYDRQERRICFAQMVEAIGAARGGDVVLLHGCCHNPTGADLDEAQWREVVRLLVERQLLPVVDIAYQGLGKGLEEDAFGLRLVIEACDEVVVAQSCDKNFGVYRDRVGALFLKTGTANTSGNAIKHVLQIAREMWSMPPDHGGAVVRTVLDDPELAADWRAEVDEMRARILAIRERLAAAHPKLAFITEQNGMFSMLPVTPQQVDDLRERHAIYMADSGRFNILGMADDEVDRFVAAVVEVIGG, from the coding sequence ATGCTGACGACCAAGAGCAACGCGCGGCTGGCTGATCTCCACCCGGTCAAAAGCGATTCGCTGCTGGCCCTGATCGCCAAGGCCAATGCCGATACGCGCCCCGAAAAGATCGACGTCGGGGTAGGCGTCTATAAGGACAGCCAAGGGCGAACCCCGGTAATGCGGTCGGTGAAGGCCGCGGAAAAGCGGCTTTGGGAGACGCAGCGCAGCAAGTCATATCTGGGCGGCGCGGGAGATGCCCGCATGCTCCAGCTGCTGAAGCCGATCCTGTTCGGCCCGCATGCCGGGGACGAGCGGATCGTCGGCCTGCAGACCCCGGGCGGCTGCGGCGCCCTTACGCTGGGCTTCAACCTGGTCGCCAAGGCCAATCCCAAAGCGCGGGTGCTGGTCGGAACCCCGACCTGGCCGAACCACCAGCCGATCATTGCCGGCGCTGGCCTCGAGATCGTCGAATATCCCTATTATGACCGGCAGGAGCGCCGGATCTGCTTCGCGCAGATGGTCGAGGCAATCGGTGCAGCAAGGGGCGGCGACGTCGTCCTGCTTCACGGCTGTTGCCACAATCCGACCGGAGCCGACCTCGACGAGGCGCAGTGGCGCGAAGTTGTCCGCCTGCTGGTCGAGCGCCAGCTACTGCCGGTGGTCGACATTGCCTATCAGGGTCTTGGCAAGGGCCTGGAAGAAGATGCATTCGGGCTCAGGCTGGTGATCGAGGCGTGCGACGAGGTGGTCGTCGCGCAGAGCTGCGATAAGAATTTTGGTGTCTATCGAGACCGCGTCGGCGCGCTCTTCCTCAAGACCGGAACGGCCAACACGAGCGGCAATGCGATAAAGCATGTGCTGCAGATCGCCCGCGAAATGTGGTCGATGCCGCCCGATCATGGCGGCGCGGTGGTGCGAACCGTCCTCGACGATCCCGAACTGGCGGCGGACTGGCGCGCCGAAGTGGATGAGATGCGTGCCCGGATCTTGGCGATCCGCGAACGGCTTGCCGCTGCCCATCCCAAGCTCGCCTTCATTACCGAACAGAATGGCATGTTTTCGATGCTTCCGGTGACCCCCCAGCAGGTCGACGACCTGCGTGAGCGGCACGCCATCTACATGGCCGATAGCGGCCGGTTCAACATCCTCGGCATGGCCGACGACGAGGTCGACCGTTTTGTCGCGGCGGTCGTCGAGGTGATCGGTGGCTGA